The genomic DNA GCTTGATCTACCTAAACGACGTAAGCCCTACCTCTCTTACATCCTAACGGCTCCGAAGCCGATCCAGTGTGAATAAGTTGTTTTTGTCAAACAACTGGAGAATTACAGATTATCTTCTCTATCGTTCGAAAGTATGTTACAAGTCTACAATCACTAATAATAACATGCACTTCATACTCTGTCAATAGCCTCTGCTGTTTAAAGATCCAAGGTCTGTGGAGAATCTTCTTCGTTATTCATGAGTCTGACCCCCACGGGTTCGATCTTGAGGACGACTAGATTTGGATCTTCCGGACCGTCGAACCAATTTTTCATGTGATCATTCCATATTTTCTTCTTGTAAGCCTCAGATTGTTCAACGGAGGCTTTTCCCTCTATCTCCACGAATGTATCGCCATATCCTTCGCCGTCGTAGCCGAGTAGGATATGAACATTTGGGTTTTCTTCGATCTCATCGGTCTTTTCGGTCTTCTTACTTGTTGGTGTGTACAGGACCAGGTCCTCGTGATAATAGGTCATATAGCGGGAATAAGGTTTGTTATCCTTTACAGTCGCAAGTGTTCCCACTTTGCTTTCGTCCAACACCTTCAATACTTGCTCTTTCACTTCATTCTGTGACACGATCCCATCTCCTTTTCGATTCATCATCTTATGTCTTTACTATTCCTTTTTTTAACTAGGATTAAACATGCGTGATTGGTTGGGGGATAGGGAATAGTGTAAAAAAACATACAGGAGGAATCGCAATGACAGTCGTGCCGGAAGACATTTCAACTATTTGCAGGAAGAGAATGGAGTCTTTTGACTGTGAAGGATTCGTCAATGGACGGGGACCTCAGGAGCCTATCCTCATGATCGTAGGGGAAGCGCCCGGTGAAACGGAAATACATAATGGAGTCCCCTTCAGCGGCAGGGCCGGGAAGGTACTGGATGAATTCTTTCGCTACGTGGGAGTGGACAGGAAGGATATTTATTTCACCTCCACCGTGCGGAGTCGTCCATTCAAGCGCGTGGATAAAGTGAGGAAGGACGGAAGGGTCGAAAGGAAATGGGTTAACCGGGCCCCGAACAGGAAGGAACAGCTCGCTCATGCGGCAATCCTGGATTATGAAATGGCCCACGTACGGCCAAAGCAGATTGTGACCCTTGGGAATATTGGTCTCCAGAGGCTTGCGGGAAGGGAATATAGCATCTCGTCCGTTCATGGCACCCCTATCCGGACCAAAGTGAAGTGCCTGAAGGATTATGACCGCAGGGAGTGGGGGGAAACGGAGGAAGAGTACTCTCTCTTTCCGACGTTCCATCCCGCCTCGATCTTTTATAATCGTTCCCTGGAAAAAGATATTTACCGGGACCTGGACCAGCTCAGGCAGATCCTCTCGGATAAAGGGGTCTTTTAGCTGTGATCCATCTTTTCCTTGGCCATCTTGATGAGTTCCTGGACCATCCTACCGCCGAGTTGTCCACCGACTTTCCCGTTTTCAGCAGACGATAGATGCCCATTGTAGCCTTTTTGGAGGGGAACCCCCACTTCCCTTGCTGCTTCAAACTTGGCATCTGACGGATGGTCTGCACCGGAAATTCTCGCCTTCATTTCATTGAGGGCGTCCCGGGAACCTGGGACCAAAAGCTTGCGTTTCGACATGTTTTCACCCCCTTCATCCTATTTTCCCCAAAAAAATTAATGGCATGTGAGGTATTGTTACACAAGGGTTTTCAGCAGTTCGGCCATTAGGTGGAAATAAAAAAAGATTGTCTATATTGTGTCAGATAAAATATAATTCATAATAGTTAGATAAATCAAAAAGATAACAGGGGGACAAAGAATGACGGAATTTGTAGGAAGCGTTGTCGACGTATTATGGTCACCGGTCATGATTTATTTTTGTTTAGGTGTGGGACTATTATTTTCGATCTTAACAAAATTCGTACAGGTCCGATTCTTGAAGGACATGGTCAAGCTGATGTTTGAAGGAGGCAGCTCCAAGGAAGGGGTATCATCCTTCCAGGCCCTCGCCCTCTCGCTCTCTGGACGTGTAGGTACAGGGAATATTGCCGGAACGGCAACAGCCATCGGATTCGGTGGTCCGGGTGCCGTATTCTGGATGTGGGCCATCGCCTTCATCGGTTCGGCCAGTGCTTTTATTGAATCCACCCTTGCGCAGATCTATAAAGAAAAGCGTGATGGTGAATACAGGGGAGGACCAGCTTATTATATCGAGAAGGGAATCGGTTGGAAGTGGTACGCCGTCCTGTTCTCCATCGCCACGCTGATCGCCATGAGCATCCTGATGCCGGGGATCCAATCCAACTCCATCGCCCTTGGACTTGAGAATGCATTCGGATTGAGTACGACTGTCACGGGTATCGGTCTTATCGTGCTCCTTGGCGTCATCATTCTCGGAGGGGTGAAAAGGATCGCGGGGGTGGCTTCCTATGTGGTGCCGTTCATGGCCATAGGATATATCCTTCTTTCCCTTGTGATCGTCGGGGTGAATTTCCAAGCGATACCAGATGTCTTCTCTTTGATCTTCAGCAGTGCCTTCGGTGCGAACTCCATCTTTGGAGGGATCCTGGGTTCAGCTATTTCATGGGGGGTAAAACGCGGTATCTACTCCAATGAAGCCGGTCAGGGTACTGGACCCCATGCAGCAGCTGCGGCTGAAGTGTCCCACCCTGCCAAGCAGGGACTCGTGCAAGCGGCATCGGTTTATATCGATACGCTTCTCGTTTGTACAGCGACGGCCTTCATGATCCTGTTCACGGGCTCCTATAATACGGTTGCGCCTGATGAGTCCACGATCGTCTCCAATCTTGAAGGGGTGGAAGCGGGCCCGGCTTACACTCAAGCGGCCATTGAAACGGTCATTCCTGGATTCGGTGCCGGATTCGTAGCCGTTGCGTTGTTCTTCTTCGCTTTTACAACAATCATGGCCTATTATTACATGGCTGAGACCAATATCGCCTACTTGATGAAGGGAAGAAGCGCCAAAGTTGGAATGATGGTCCTCAAAGTCGTCATTCTTGCTGCAACCTTCTATGGAGCCGTAAAAGAAGCAGCCCTTGCGTGGGCGCTGGGTGATATCGGACTTGGCATCATGGTCTGGCTCAATCTGATTGCCATTCTGATCCTGGCCAAACCTGCCCTTGCTGCTCTCAAAGATTATGAACAACAGAAGAAGCAGGGACTTGACCCCGTGTATAATTCCAAGAAAATGGGCGTGAAAAATGCCGAGTTCTGGGAAGGGGACTACAAGTACGATAAGAATAAAGAAAACGCATCTTGATGAAAAAGCATAGAACCCGTCACGGGTTCTATGCTTTTTTATAGGAAGTAAAGTATCCTGACTGGAATACTAGGCAATATCTTTTGAGGAAAGAGCTCTTTTTGATTATGATGAGAAGAGAGTATTTTTTCAGGAGGTGCAGGCAATTGGATTTATATGAATCGTATATTCAGAATGATAGACAAAGAGAACTGCTTACCCTGGCAGGCGAACTCGCCGATGCGTTCGCGGAGAGGGCAGAAGAATATGATCGAGAAGGGTCCTTTCCATTTGAGAACTTCAACGACTTGAAGAAGAAAGGCTACGGGAAGCTCACCGTGCCAAAAGAATATGGGGGCGAAGAAATCAGCCTGTATGAGATGGTGATGCTGCAAGAACGCCTGGCGACGGGTGACGCTGCCACTGCACTTTCAATCGGATGGCATCTTGGCGGTCTGATGGAGCTGAGCGAGAGCAGATTATGGGATGAAGCACAATTCCAAGCGCTATGCGAAGCGGTCGTCACAGACCAAGCCCTCGTCAACAGGGCAGCCTCCGAGCCCGCTACAGGCAGTCCTACAAGGGGTGGTCTTCCGGAAACGAAGGCTACCAAAACGGATAATGGGTTTGAACTAACAGGCAGGAAAAGCTTCACTTCCATGGCGAAGGTCCTGGATTATTCATTGGTGCTGGCACGGATTGGGGAGACGGAGAAAAAGGGATTTTTCCTGGTTGATCATAAATTGGATGGTGTGAGCATCGAAGATACATGGGATGTGATTGCCATGAAGGGGACGGGAAGTGAAGACCTGGTTCTTGATCACGTCAGCTTGCCTTCTTCGGCTATGGTAGAAGGGGATGAAAGGGGTGGAGACCTCCCTAAGGCTTGGCTTCTTCATATTCCTGCCTGTTATCTCGGTGTGGCGGTGGCAGCCAGGAATTATGCCATTGAGTTCGCAAGTAATTACTCGCCTAACAGCCTGCCGGGGCCGATCAAAGAGGCCCCAGAGGTGCAGAGGAAAATCGGAGAAATGGAGCTCGAACTGTTCCAGGCCAGGCAGATCCTCTACTCGGTGGCGGATAAATGGGTGAAGGAACCGGATAAACGGAAAGGGATGGGTCCGGAGCTTTCGGCGGTCAAACATATCGTCACCAATGGGGCCGCACGCATCGTGGATATTGCCATGAGGATCGTAGGGGCAAGAAGTCTGTACCGCTCGAACCCGATGCAACGTTATTACCGGGACGTCAGAGCGGGGCTGCATAATCCGCCTATGGATGACATGGTCATTTCGCTGCTGTCAAAGCAGGCTCTCGGTGGAAAATAGTAAAGAAGCCAAGGATCACGGTCCTTGGCTTCTTTACGTCTGTAATTTTTTCTCCAATACGGAGGAATGGTGAATCTCCAGGGTCTGGATCCCTTTCAGTTCTTCAAGCAGGTCATGTATGGATAACAATTCGTATAAGAGAACGGATTCGCATGAGAAATGTTTGACCTGTTTTCCTTTAAGGAATTCATGATCCTCCCAGAACTCTTCTAAAAGATCCTTCATGAGAACGAAGTGCTGTTCTGGAATTTCGAAAGAGGGGTGGTGTAGGATCCCCTTAAGGGACTGGATTGCCGAAATGATCCGTTCCTTCTCCTCTTGGCTGTACGAATAGCGGTTCATGGGGAGATAGATCAGATTTCCGATATGATAAAGGATCTGTCTCAACAGGTTCAGCTTTTTATACTCGTAGTGGAAAAACCGGAGCTCTTTCCTGCTGGAGCGGTGTAGTTTCCACTCTTCCTTTTGATATTTGCAAAGGGTATCCGTTGCTTCGACTTCCTGGAGGATGTCGGCGAAAATGAGGCGGGTATCCCGGTGAAGGGAATGCTGCTTTAGCAGTTCCGAGCCTCTCCGCTCTAAAAGATTACCGGTTTTGAAATATAAATTATGAATGCTCGCCGTGATTTTATCGGAATATTTAGGAGGTAGGACCCAAATGTTGACCACGGTTGAAACGATAAGCCCGATCGTCGTGGTTCCGAGCCTGATGAAAAAAGTGGCTACATAATGATCATGGATTGTCGGGATCATGGCGATTCCTGTCAAGGTGGCGACCAGGATTCCGGGGGCAAGCTTCAGCCTGTGACAGGTGATGATTGTCAGCAGCGCGACGAATGCGTAGGTGATGGGGCGGTCTCCGAAAAAAGAAGACAAGACGACTGCGTACAGGGCCCCGATGGCTGATGCCGGAAATCGGATGAACGCCTTTTTGATCGAATTGGTTGCCGTCGGCTCGATGGTGACGATGGCCGTGATGACCGCGAACGTCGCTGGCCAGTTGAATAATTCACAAATGAGTGCAGTCAAAAAAACGGCAATGCCTGTCTTTGCAACGCGGCCGCCGACTAATCGAAAATGTTTGGAAAATTGCATATAGGACCCTCTTTATAGTGGAAGAATACGTACCTATCATTATAACGCTTTTCGTAGAATCTGTGTTTACTTTGAGTCCCGAAATAAAAAAATAGTGATAAAAAGGCCTGTCCACTTTGGACAGGCCGTATATGAGAAACTCATCTGAGAGGCAAAGGCCTTAAAACAATCTTGATCGAATGAGGCATCTGGTCGTTTTCTTGTGCCGCTTTGAGATAGCGGAACATATTCTTTCCACCTACTGAATTAGCAGAGTGGATCGTGATGCGTTCTGCAAATAGTTGGTGCTCCACCATGGCATGAACCAGCATCAGCCCATTTCGGGTCTTGCTCTCGAGGTCATGATCGAGAGAGAGATGACCAATGGAATGATCGTACATAAGCTGCAGGCACTCATCGATGTCTTTTGCAAGAATGTAACCTTGGGGACAGTGGCGATAATCGTCGAGAAACACATTTACTGTCATATACATTCTACTTTCGTCATTTGACTTAGGTTAAGCCTAACAGACCTATACCTATACTTATATAGGTAATTAGTGGTGTATTACAAATATATTTGTAGTTGGAAAGTCAGTCTTTTTAGCTTCGAAACTTAAGATTCTGTCACTTTTACCATAATAGTTTGAAAACTGAAGAATAATAGAAGGAATATTCTCATTTCTTGTCGTATGAAGTAAAGACCATACTGCGTTGGGAGAGTTTCAGGTGATAATTGAAAAATTACTTTTTCACACGTTCATCATTCTTGCTCCGGTGTTAATCCAAACCTCCCTGCTCGAACATCATAAATGGAGTAAGTCGCCCATCTTCACAGGGGTGCTAAACGGTTTAGCCACTCTGACATGCCTCGCATTCACATATGAATTCGCCGGTTTATACTGGGACTTCCGCTATGTCCCCCTCATTATTGCCATGGTCTATGGGGGCAGGAAGGCGGGACTCATCGTCCTTGCTTTCATGCTCATCGGACGGACGATCATGGGTGGTGATATCCTATTCCATGGCCTTGCCAGTGCGGTCATTGCCTCGGTGATCCCTTATTATTTCTCAAAAGGCTTCTGGAAGATGTCGCCCGTCAAACGGGTAGTTGCGGCCCAGTTCATCGGTTTATGGCCGATTGCTATCATTTTTCTCATGCTCTTTGTCTTTCATCTACCGTCACAATTTTTGAGTGAACTCCATTCCATTACATTCATCCTGCAGTTCGGCCTTGTCCAGGTGCTTGGAATCGGCATCGCCGCCCGCTTGAATGAATGGATGGTCGAGAAGAAGGTGATGAGGGAAGAAATCATCAAATCGGAGAAATTGAATACGCTGGGTGAATTGGCTGCCAGCATCGCCCATGAAGTACGAAATCCCCTGACGGTCGTGAAGGGTTTCCTTCAGCTCATGAAGCGTCAGTCAAAGGGGGAGGAGGATGAATATCTGGCCATCATCTTAAGTGAGCTTGGTAGGGCTGAAGAAATCATCAATGACTACTTGAATTTTGCAAAGCCGCAATTCGAGAAGGTGGAGCGGGTTCATATAAAGGAGATTCTATCGGAGGTATCTATCCTGTTGAATGCCTATGCCGTGAAGGAGAATGTTTTTTTGGAGAGCCACCTGGAGGATGACGGGATCCTCCTCACGGATCGGAATAAAATGAAACAGGCACTCATCAACTTTGTGAAGAATGCGATTGAAGCGACTCCGCCGAAAGGGTATGTGTCGATCGGTCTACAGGTCTCTGAAGAGAATGCCGTCATTACTGTGAAGGATACAGGAAAAGGAATGTCGAAAGAAGAGATAGCGAGGATCGGTACGATGTTCTATACCACAAAGAACCAGGGGACAGGACTAGGGACGTCGGTCTCCCTTAAAATCATCGAAACGATCGGCGGCCGTGTAAGGTATTCGAGTGAGGTGAAGAAAGGGACGACCGTCGAGATCATCCTTCCCCTCCGGAATGAAAAATTGAAAAAGGAACATGTCCTTTCCCGTCACTTAGATGCTTGAAATCTAAGTGTTTTTTCATTCCGGTCTCACGTTAATTTACCGTACATACGTTCTATGATAGGATAAAAGAAATGAATGACCGACCCTAATGTACAGGCGACGATGAGGGTGCCGATTCCGATGGAGCCGCCAGCCACGATGGCCAGGGTGATGGCAATGGCTTCGTTCAGGAGACGCGCGTGGTTGAGGTTCAGACCGAAACGGTGATGAAGGGCCATCATGAGTGTATCCATCGGACTCGAAGGAAGCCCCGCCTGTAGATAGATGGAAATTCCAAGTCCGATCAGCGTAGTACCAATGACGACAAAGAGGATCTGCGACGTCAGATCAGAGGGTACCAAGACGGTCACGGTCACTCTCAGCCAGAAATCAACGAGCTGGCCAATGAGGAAAATCGACAGGGCGGCGAGCCATCTTGGTCGCTCTTTCAATAGAAACGCATTGACGCCGATCAGGATGCATCCGTTTAAAAAGATGCATGTCCCGATCGTAAGGTGGAACAAGCGTGATTCACCAACAGCCAGGGCGTCCCATGGACCCGCTCCCATATTGGCATGGATCACAAATGAAACGCCGAGTGATAAGCATAATAAACCGATACTATAAAAAAGGAATCGAATCATGTCTACCTCCGTTAACCGATGCTTGTCTCTATACATATGCCGGCAGTGGACAGAATAGAAGAAGAAAGGGAGGAGAACGCCATGGATGCCGATATTGCATTATCTGTCAGGGAGCTCGTCGAGTTTGTCCTCAAGGCTGGGGATATCGATTCGCGATTTCAGCCTAGGTCATCCATGCTCACTGGAACAAGGCTCCATCAAAAACTCCAGCGACGCTATGAAGAGCCCGATGAAAAAGAGGTTCACCTTAAAGGGAGAAAAGTCGTGGATGGAATCAGCTATCAGATTGAAGGCAGATGCGATGGGATCATACACCGTGAAGGAAAGATCATGGTGGAAGAAATCAAATCAACGGCCCGGAGCCTTGATGAATTGGAGGAAGGGAAGCGGGTCCACTGGGCTCAGGCGGAGTGCTATGCCAGCCTCCTGACGGAAGAGCGGTGCTGGGATGCGATACATGTGAGGCTCACGTATATCCACATAGGAACAGAAGAGACGAAATCATTTACCCGCGAGTATGACCGTGAAGAACTTCAGGGAATCATGATCGGTCTATTGCAGCGCTATACGCCGTTTGCAGAAGTGAGGTTGAGAAACGAGGAGAATCTGGAGGAGAGCCTCACCCGCCTTTCTTTTCCTTTCGAGACGTTCAGAAAGGGTCAACGTCAATTGGTAGGAGCCGTTTATAAGACCGTCACCGAAGGAAAGACTCTTTTTGCCAATGCCCCCACGGGGACAGGGAAGACGATTTCTACCTTATTTCCTGTCGTAAAAGAAGGAGGCAGGTGGTTTTACGCCACGGCCAAAACCATCTCGAGGACGGTGGCGGAAGATGCCGTCAAGCTGATGGAAGAAGGGGGCCTCTCCACCAGGGCATTGACCATCACGGCTAAGGACAAGATTTGCTTTAAAGATCAAACCATCTGCCAGCCCGATCATTGCGAATTTGCCTGTGGCCACTATGATCGCGTGAACGGGGCCATCCTGGATATCCTTCAGAAAGAGACCCTCATGACCAGACCGGTGATCGAGGAGTACGCAAAAGCACATCGTGTATGTCCGTTTGAATTTTCCATCGATCTATCGTATCTCGTTGAAGGGGTCATCGGAGATTATAATTATCTATTCGATCCACGAACATCGTTGAAGCGATTCAGTGATTCCTCTAAAAAGCAGACGACGCTCCTCATCGACGAAGCTCATAATCTCGTTCCGCGTGGGAGGGACATGCACTCTGCTTCCTTGACGTCCACGGTTTTCACAGCATTGGCAGCAACTGTGAAGGGAGAACTGAGCACGGCGATCCGTTCCCTCACGGAGGCTTTGAAAGGTGTAAGCCCCGGTACATATGAAGAAGTCGATTCAGGTGTCACAGATGGGGTAAGGGCATTCGTGGAGGCTGCGGAAAAGGAACTTCCTCACATGGAAGGTGAAAGTCCTCTATTGGAGGCGTATTTTGAATCGACCCAATTCCTGCGCATCCTGCAGCTCTATTCAAAAGAACACCGGACATTGGTCACGCACGCAGCATGGGGCCGGGATCACCCTCAAGCTCATCTGCCTGGACCCGGCAGCTTTTTTGCATCAGGTGACGGCAGGGTATAAGGCGGCGGTCTTCTTTTCGGCGACCTTACATCCGTTTTCGTATTACTTCCATCAGCTTGGAGGAGAAGCGGAGGATTACCGATTTGTCATTCCGACCCCCTTCGATCATAGCCAGTGGCAAGTGGAAATCCAGCCTCTTTCCATACGCTTCAGGGACCGGGATCGCCATTTTCCTCATCTGATGGAGTCGATCGTCAATCTCTTTAATCGAGTCGATGGAAATGGCCTCGTATTCTTTCCTTCCTACGCCTTCATGAGAAGAGCTTTTGATGCATTGGAAGGGTATGATTTATCGGCGAAGCTGATCATGCAGGAGCCGATGATGTCAGAAAAGGAAAGAGAAGAGTTCTTGGCTGAGTTCCAAGCAGGACGAGAGCAACCTGTATTGGGTCTTGCCGTCTTGGGAGGCATTTTTTCTGAAGGTATCGATTTGAAGGGTGAACGTTTGAAGCAGGTGGTGGTTGTCGGTGTCGGGCTCCCTCAACCTGATGAAGAACGGGAGCTGATGAAGTCCTATTTTAACTCTCTCGGAGTAAATGGATTTGCCTATGCCTACACCTACCCCGGATTGAACAAAGTCTTTCAGTCTGGTGGAAGGCTGATCAGGACTGAAGAAGACCGAGGTGTCCTCAGGCTCATTGATGATCGCTATCTCTCAGGGGAATATCAGAAGCTGCTGCTCGAGGAATGGCGACATTTCACTGTGGTGGGAGGTTCATGGACATAAAAAAAGACCGCTACGGGAGCGGTCTTTTTGGACATTTCAATTAGTTGAAAGAAGGGTCCTTAAGAAGACGATCGAATTCTTCCAAGTGGTGCGTTTCGTCGGCAATCATATCATCGAGCTTGATTCCGAGCTCCACAAGACCAAGCTCTTCAGCCTGCTCTTTGCGTTTTTTGTAGCGTTCGATCGTGTCAGCTTCTGCTTTGCGTCCTTCAATGAGCATTTCTTTCACGTCATCCGTTTGTTTCACCTTTGCTGGAGTTGTTGTAGGGCTGCCTCCAAGGGTTTTGATTTTTTCTGCAAGGTATAGAGCATGTCCTTGCTCATCAGGAATCTCTTCTTCGAAGAAAGGTTTCAATACCTGTCTATATAAGCCGCTTACTACTGCTGCGTAGTTCGTGTAGAGGATAACTGCGGCATATTCATTTGCTAGATCTTCGTTCAGTCCTTCAATTAGTTCGTCAAGTTTTGCTTGATCCATTTGTAATTACCACCCTTTGTGTATGTTGTATGGTTATAATGTACCCGTTTCGCATGGAGATAAACCCCTTTTTTGCTGTGTGGGAGTGGGGGCGGCTTGTCAGAGTTGCTTATCCTTTTCATTTCTTTTGTGGTAAGGTGGCGTTTCGTTCCGCTGCACTCTGTGCGTATGAGTAGGGGTTTGCTGATTTGGAGCGGGGAATTGCCATCCTGTATTTTTATGAGTGTGTGGTGGTTAAGAGACCGTTCCGTTCCGCTACGGCCTCCCGCTTTCCATGGGCGTGCGGTGAGCCGCTTCGGCGTTGCCTGCAGGGTCTCACCCTGCCCGCTATTCCCATAGGAGTCGGGAGGCCTTCGCTGCACTGCACTCTGAGTGGAGGAGAGGGGGTGTGCGGTTTGGAAACATGCTAACACCATCCAATTTTTTGTGAGTATGTAGAGGAGAAGAGCCCGTTCCGTTCCGCTGCGACCTCCCGCTTTCTATGGGGCGTGCGGTGAGCCGCTTCGGCGTTGCCTGCAGGGTCTCACCCTGCCCGCTATTCCCATAGGAGTCGGGAGGCCTTCGCTGCACTGCACTCTGAGTGGAGGAGAGGGGGTGTGCGGTTTGGAAACATGCTAACACCATCCAATTTTTTGTGAGTATGTAGAGGAGAAGAGCCCGTTCCGTTCCGCTGCGACCTCCCGCTTTCCATGGGGCGTGCGATGAGCCGCTTCGGCTGCGCCTGCAGGGTCTCACCTTGCCCGCTATTCCCATAGGAGTCGGGAGGCCTCCGCTGCACTGCACTTTGTGCGAAGGAGAGGGATGTACTAGTTCTGAATAGGGGATCGGCACCCAGTTTTTCAATGAATGTTTGGTTGGGAAGAGACCGTTCCGTTTGCTACACTTTGTACTCAGGAAGGGGCTCTGATAATTTGAACCCTCCATCCATGCATGGTTTTTCGTTCACCTCACCAAGTCCAACAGCACTGAGTGGATTGGAGCGGAAGGGATTTGACTCCTGCGGAAAAGGGGGATGATCGAGACCCCGCAGGCACGAGGAGGCTCGACATGCTCCCCGCGGAAAGCAAATCCCTGCAGCGCAAAGGAACGGACTACCTTTCCACCACAGCCTTCACTAAGAACTATGAGGCCATTAATTCTAATTGCACCTGGGTGATATATTTCGAAGGCGCGGGCTGACCCGACATATTCCCTGCGGAAAGTACCCCTGAAGCGCAAAGGAACGGTCTTGTTTCCAACTTACCCTTCATTTAGGAAGATATTGTCTTCAGCTATCATCATAACCATGATGTTTATTATTATTTCACCACAGAAATCAAATCTCTGAAAGCGGAAAGGAACGCCTCATTCCTTCTTGAGCATTCACAGTTACACTAACAAAGACAAATATAGAAGAACTGGCACCTCCATGAATATCTTTCACCAAGGTTGAAAATCCTAAAGATAAGAAACAGGAGGTGTTAAGCCATGACAAAACGTGTAGGTGTTGAACAATCCCTTTCAAATGTAGTGCAAGCATTGCGTGAAAAAGGGTATGACGTCGTTGAACTCAAGAACGAACAAGATGTGAACGGCTGTGATTGCTGTGTCACGACAGGCTTGGATACAAACGTAATGGGAATGCAAAATACAACATTCAAAGGATCTGTCATTGAAGCGGACGGTCTGACGGCCGATCAAGTATGTGAACAGGTCGACAGCAGAATGATGTAAGAGAAGGGAGGCCACAGCCTTCCTTTTTTTATTGAATAAAAAATCAGCCTTCCCCTCTATATGGTAAAATGAATGATATTTCCATATTGAGGGAGGGTTCGGCATGTGGCAAGCTCTATTCATAGATCGTGACGGCACGCTGGGCGGCAGCAGTGAAA from Rossellomorea marisflavi includes the following:
- a CDS encoding pyridoxamine 5'-phosphate oxidase family protein; this translates as MSQNEVKEQVLKVLDESKVGTLATVKDNKPYSRYMTYYHEDLVLYTPTSKKTEKTDEIEENPNVHILLGYDGEGYGDTFVEIEGKASVEQSEAYKKKIWNDHMKNWFDGPEDPNLVVLKIEPVGVRLMNNEEDSPQTLDL
- a CDS encoding uracil-DNA glycosylase, giving the protein MTVVPEDISTICRKRMESFDCEGFVNGRGPQEPILMIVGEAPGETEIHNGVPFSGRAGKVLDEFFRYVGVDRKDIYFTSTVRSRPFKRVDKVRKDGRVERKWVNRAPNRKEQLAHAAILDYEMAHVRPKQIVTLGNIGLQRLAGREYSISSVHGTPIRTKVKCLKDYDRREWGETEEEYSLFPTFHPASIFYNRSLEKDIYRDLDQLRQILSDKGVF
- a CDS encoding alpha/beta-type small acid-soluble spore protein — translated: MSKRKLLVPGSRDALNEMKARISGADHPSDAKFEAAREVGVPLQKGYNGHLSSAENGKVGGQLGGRMVQELIKMAKEKMDHS
- a CDS encoding alanine/glycine:cation symporter family protein, with amino-acid sequence MTEFVGSVVDVLWSPVMIYFCLGVGLLFSILTKFVQVRFLKDMVKLMFEGGSSKEGVSSFQALALSLSGRVGTGNIAGTATAIGFGGPGAVFWMWAIAFIGSASAFIESTLAQIYKEKRDGEYRGGPAYYIEKGIGWKWYAVLFSIATLIAMSILMPGIQSNSIALGLENAFGLSTTVTGIGLIVLLGVIILGGVKRIAGVASYVVPFMAIGYILLSLVIVGVNFQAIPDVFSLIFSSAFGANSIFGGILGSAISWGVKRGIYSNEAGQGTGPHAAAAAEVSHPAKQGLVQAASVYIDTLLVCTATAFMILFTGSYNTVAPDESTIVSNLEGVEAGPAYTQAAIETVIPGFGAGFVAVALFFFAFTTIMAYYYMAETNIAYLMKGRSAKVGMMVLKVVILAATFYGAVKEAALAWALGDIGLGIMVWLNLIAILILAKPALAALKDYEQQKKQGLDPVYNSKKMGVKNAEFWEGDYKYDKNKENAS
- a CDS encoding acyl-CoA dehydrogenase family protein; translated protein: MDLYESYIQNDRQRELLTLAGELADAFAERAEEYDREGSFPFENFNDLKKKGYGKLTVPKEYGGEEISLYEMVMLQERLATGDAATALSIGWHLGGLMELSESRLWDEAQFQALCEAVVTDQALVNRAASEPATGSPTRGGLPETKATKTDNGFELTGRKSFTSMAKVLDYSLVLARIGETEKKGFFLVDHKLDGVSIEDTWDVIAMKGTGSEDLVLDHVSLPSSAMVEGDERGGDLPKAWLLHIPACYLGVAVAARNYAIEFASNYSPNSLPGPIKEAPEVQRKIGEMELELFQARQILYSVADKWVKEPDKRKGMGPELSAVKHIVTNGAARIVDIAMRIVGARSLYRSNPMQRYYRDVRAGLHNPPMDDMVISLLSKQALGGK
- a CDS encoding aromatic acid exporter family protein, with product MQFSKHFRLVGGRVAKTGIAVFLTALICELFNWPATFAVITAIVTIEPTATNSIKKAFIRFPASAIGALYAVVLSSFFGDRPITYAFVALLTIITCHRLKLAPGILVATLTGIAMIPTIHDHYVATFFIRLGTTTIGLIVSTVVNIWVLPPKYSDKITASIHNLYFKTGNLLERRGSELLKQHSLHRDTRLIFADILQEVEATDTLCKYQKEEWKLHRSSRKELRFFHYEYKKLNLLRQILYHIGNLIYLPMNRYSYSQEEKERIISAIQSLKGILHHPSFEIPEQHFVLMKDLLEEFWEDHEFLKGKQVKHFSCESVLLYELLSIHDLLEELKGIQTLEIHHSSVLEKKLQT
- a CDS encoding cyclic-phosphate processing receiver domain-containing protein — protein: MYMTVNVFLDDYRHCPQGYILAKDIDECLQLMYDHSIGHLSLDHDLESKTRNGLMLVHAMVEHQLFAERITIHSANSVGGKNMFRYLKAAQENDQMPHSIKIVLRPLPLR
- a CDS encoding ATP-binding protein, producing the protein MIIEKLLFHTFIILAPVLIQTSLLEHHKWSKSPIFTGVLNGLATLTCLAFTYEFAGLYWDFRYVPLIIAMVYGGRKAGLIVLAFMLIGRTIMGGDILFHGLASAVIASVIPYYFSKGFWKMSPVKRVVAAQFIGLWPIAIIFLMLFVFHLPSQFLSELHSITFILQFGLVQVLGIGIAARLNEWMVEKKVMREEIIKSEKLNTLGELAASIAHEVRNPLTVVKGFLQLMKRQSKGEEDEYLAIILSELGRAEEIINDYLNFAKPQFEKVERVHIKEILSEVSILLNAYAVKENVFLESHLEDDGILLTDRNKMKQALINFVKNAIEATPPKGYVSIGLQVSEENAVITVKDTGKGMSKEEIARIGTMFYTTKNQGTGLGTSVSLKIIETIGGRVRYSSEVKKGTTVEIILPLRNEKLKKEHVLSRHLDA
- a CDS encoding YczE/YyaS/YitT family protein: MIRFLFYSIGLLCLSLGVSFVIHANMGAGPWDALAVGESRLFHLTIGTCIFLNGCILIGVNAFLLKERPRWLAALSIFLIGQLVDFWLRVTVTVLVPSDLTSQILFVVIGTTLIGLGISIYLQAGLPSSPMDTLMMALHHRFGLNLNHARLLNEAIAITLAIVAGGSIGIGTLIVACTLGSVIHFFYPIIERMYGKLT